Proteins from one Solea senegalensis isolate Sse05_10M unplaced genomic scaffold, IFAPA_SoseM_1 scf7180000017413, whole genome shotgun sequence genomic window:
- the LOC122764447 gene encoding intracellular protein transport protein USO1-like gives MSERNKDAESLCYIKWQFDQLRHQHEYSTELWGNRVSEKNHVIKTLEEQVASLQKAVKEGKIREEELREMLEDSKETTERLTQAKTRLETSVLKYSEMQQELKKELKETHERLKAALTETEALTDSVMKLQEEVDEWRTRTSELDKSYAKMKHNADTEASALKHEIEELKKAVAMNELSIKELVQDMDKKEKELEKEMRICAKYEETIISLKNQHCRDSEVIRASHNKFNELVNLHQKLNEKNVSLQSKIEQADHLKPAVRNLQEQVHRLTDANATLHAAAGELCRDCTRLEGEKLQAALREEDTVAAMQEVQDTNNFMTKELELLTSKVQYNEQEFKRYKNMVEKLMKRVVEDLDSCISVIDKPNELRARVIEINDAVPASYRKSMMEKESKSKPKPLSPGTEVIYQNTRRAKERLEQKVEIMQFNFNKERSNLIKIINEQIHEIDVLKKTLQAVRCRRKVLLPAKPPAKSSSTTGLACPVAPEQSSLSECMSVLSVHDMTKNSS, from the coding sequence ATGTCGGAGAGAAACAAGGACGCCGAGTCGCTCTGCTACATCAAGTGGCAGTTTGACCAGCTGAGGCATCAGCACGAGTACAGCACCGAGCTGTGGGGAAACCGCGTCTCTGAAAAGAACCACGTCATCAAGACTCTGGAGGAACAGGTCGCGTCGCTGCAGAAAGCCGTGAAGGAAGGCAAGATaagggaggaggagctgagggagaTGTTAGAGGACAGCAAGGAGACGACGGAGAGACTCACGCAGGCCAAGACTCGCCTGGAGACGAGCGTCCTCAAATACTCAGAAATGCAACAGGAGTTAAAGAAAGAGTTAAAGGAGACTCACGAGCGGCTCAAGGCAGCGCTAACGGAAACAGAGGCGCTAACGGATTCAGTGATGAAGCTTCAAGAAGAGGTGGACGAGTGGAGGACGAGGACGTCGGAGCTGGACAAGTCGTACGCCAAAATGAAACACAACGCGGACACGGAAGCGTCGGCGCTCAAGCACGAGATCGAGGAGCTGAAGAAGGCGGTCGCGATGAATGAGCTGTCCATTAAAGAACTCGTGCAGGACATGGACAAGAAAGAGAAGGAACTCGAGAAAGAAATGAGAATTTGTGCCAAATACGAGGAAACGATCATTTCCCTGAAAAACCAGCACTGTCGGGACAGCGAGGTCATCCGAGCGTCTCACAACAAGTTCAACGAGTTAGTCAATCTGCACCAAAAACTCAACGAGAAGAACGTGTCGCTCCAAAGTAAGATTGAGCAGGCGGATCATTTAAAACCGGCCGTGAGGAACCTGCAGGAGCAAGTTCACCGTTTAACCGACGCCAACGCCACGCTGCACGCCGCCGCCGGGGAACTGTGCCGGGACTGCACTCGCTTAGAGGGAGAGAAACTGCAGGCAGCGCTCAGAGAGGAGGACACCGTGGCCGCCATGCAGGAAGTCCAGGACACCAACAACTTCATGACCAAGGAGTTGGAACTGCTCACGAGTAAAGTGCAGTACAACGAGCAGGAGTTCAAAAGATACAAGAACATGGTCGAAAAACTGATGAAGCGCGTGGTGGAGGATCTGGATTCCTGCATCTCTGTGATCGATAAGCCCAACGAGCTGAGGGCCCGAGTCATCGAGATCAACGACGCTGTGCCCGCCTCGTACAGGAAGTCCATGATGGAGAAAGAGAGCAAGAGCAAACCCAAGCCGCTGTCGCCGGGCACTGAGGTGATTTACCAGAACACTCGACGAGCCAAAGAACGCCTGGAGCAGAAGGTGGAGATCATGCAGTTCAACTTCAACAAGGAGAGAAGTAACCTGATCAAGATCATCAACGAGCAGATCCACGAGATCGACGTGTTAAAGAAGACTCTGCAGGCCGTCAGGTGCAGGAGGAAAGTTCTGCTTCCTGCAAAGCCGCCCGCAAAATCTTCCTCCACGACTGGGTTAGCGTGTCCTGTTGCtccagagcagagcagcttATCTGAGTGCATGTCAGTACTGAGTGTTCACGACATGACAAAAAACTCATCATAA